The nucleotide sequence AGCCACGGCGAGTTCCCGAACCGGCCTGCACACCCGGCGAGACTCCCGAGGACGGCGAGGGACGCACCGCGGAGGATCGTTCGACGGGACGGGGAGGGCATCGGGTGGACACGTCGCCCACGGGAGGAAAACGTGTCGGCGAATCCGTAGACGGGGGTCGATCCCGTGCCGGGGGTCGCGGGGCGCCACGGAAACGAACCGTTCACGTAGGGGCGAGACGGACGCCGTGACGTGTTCGGATCGACGCTCGACGCCGTCCGTGGCTTCCGGCGGCCGGTCTACGCCGTGGCCGGGGGGCGTCTCATCAACGTCTTCGGATCGGGGCTGGTCTACCCCTTCGCGAGCATCCACTTCCACCTGCAGGTGGGGCTCCCGCTGAGCGTCGTCGGCCTGGGCCTGCTCGCGAACAACGTCGCCACGGCGACGGGGACGGCCGTCGGCGGCTACCTCGCCGACCGCTACGGCCGGCGGCCGGTGATGGTCGGGAGCATGGCCCTCTCGGCGTTCACGCTCGCGGCGTACGCCCTCGTCGCCACGGGCGCGGGGTTCGTCGCCGTCGCGACGGCCGCGGGTCTGACGACGGGGCTGTACGCCCCCGCGAGTCAGGCGATGATCGCGGATCTCACGGACGCGGGGGAACGCGAGCGCGGCTACGGCCTCCTGAAGGTCGCCAGCAACGTCGGCTTCGGCTCCGGGTTCGTCGTCGGCGGCGTGCTCTACGAGTTCGCCGACACGGCCGTCTTCGTCGCCGACGGCCTCACCTCCGCCGTCGTCGCCGTCGTCCTCCTCGCCGCCCTCCCGCGGGTCCACGAGGGACGAGGGGCCGCCACCCTCTCGGAGAGCGTCGGCGACTGGAGGCGGGCCATCTCCCAGCGCCGACTCCTCGCGCTCGCCGGTCTCAACGTCGGGTTCGCGGTCATGTACGCCCAGATGCAGGCGACGGTACCCGTCGTCGCCAGCGAGACGCTCGGGCTCGACTCCGCGGAGATCGGTACGCTCTACGTCCTCAACCCGCTCGTCCTCGTCGTCTTCCAGATGCCGGTGCTGGCCGCCGTCTCGGGGTGGCGACGGACGCGCGGCCTCGTCGCGTCGACGGCCTTCTGGGCGGTCAGCTTCCTCGCCGTCGTGGCCGTCGACTGGACGCCCACCCTCCTCGCGGCCGTCGGCGTCGGGTCGACCGCGCGGGGAACGACGCTCCTCGGCGTCGGCTTGCTCGCGGCCTTCCTCGTCCTCCGGACCGTCGGCGAGGTGCTGCACTCGCCGCTGGTCACGTCGCTGGCGAGCGACCTGGGCCACGCGGACGAGCGGGGGTCGCGGCTCTCGCTGATCGAGGTCGCCAAGCGCCTGGGGATGGGCGGCGGCGCCGCCCTCGGGGGCGCCTTCTTCGATTTCGGCCTCGCCGCCCTGCTGTGGCCGACGCTGATCGTCGGCTGTGTGGGCCTGGCCGTCGGGGTGTTCGCGCTCGAACGCCGCGTCTCGGCCGCCGAGAACGGCGTCGCCGGCTATAGTAGCGATTGAAAGTCATTACACAGCCGATCGCAGTACTGCGTACGGTCGGCTGTGCAAACAGTTTCAATCGCTACTATACTCCCGCAACCGCTCCCGCACCGCCTCGCGGCGGACGGTCCCCGAGTCGGTTCGCGGGATCGACGCCGCGAACCGGATCGTCCGCGGGACCTTGTACCCCGCCAGCGACTCCCGGCAGTGGGCGTCGAGTTCGGCCGCCGAGGGGTCGGCATCCCCGCGGGGGACGACCAGCGCGGCGACGCGCTCCCCCCACTCCTCGTCGGGGACGCCCACGACCGCCGCGTCGGCCACGTCGGGGTGGGTCCGAAGCCGCTCGGCCACCTCGGCGGGGGCGACGTTCTCCCCGCCGGTGACGATCCGGTCGTCGACCCGCCCGATAACCCACAGGCGGCCGTCGGCGTCGCGGTAGCCCACGTCGCCGGTCCGCAGGCCGTCGGTACCGAGCGCGTCACCCCCGCTGTCGCCGAGGTAGCCCGGCGTCACCGTCGGCCCGTCGACGACGAGTTCGCCCACCTCGCCGGGCGGCCGCACCTCGCCGTCGTCGCCGCGGACGGTCACCTCGGTCCAGAGCAGCGGCCGGCCGACGGTCCCCGGATACTCACGTGCCTCGGCCGGCGTCGCCGTCGCGATCTGTGACGCCGTCTCGGTCATGCCGTAGGTGGGGAAGACCGGGACGTCCCGATCCGCACACCGGTCGAGCGTCGCCTCGGTGGCGGGCGCACCCCCGAGCAGGACCGCACGGAGGGAGTCCCCGAGCGACCCCGACGTCGCGTCGAGCAGTCGGTCGAGCGTCGTCGGCACCAGCGACGTGGCGGTCACGTCGTAGCGCTCGAAGTCGTCGGCGACGGCCGCGGCGTCGAACGACTCCCGGAGCACGACCGTCATGCCGTACAGCGGCATCCTGAAGGTGGGCGTGAGGCCGCCGACGTGGTGCAGGGGGAGCGCGACGTGCCACGTCTCCGCGCGGTCGAGGCCGAGGCGGACGGCGGAGGCGGCGGCGCTCGCCAGGAGGTTCCGGAGGGTCAATCGCACACCCTTCGGATCGCCCGTCGTCCCGGAGGTGAACGGGATCAGGACCGTCGCGTCGAGCGCCCAGTCGTGCGGGACGACGGCGTCCGGGGTGCGGGCGTCGAGCGCGGTCACGCCCTCGGTCGTCGCGTCGTCGACGGAGACCACGGGGACGCCGCCGGCCTCCTCGGCCGCCGCGACCGCCCGGTCGGCCGTCGTCGCCGCACAGATCACGGTCGTCGCCGCCGCCCGGTCCAGGTTGGTGGCGAGTTCGGCGGACGTAAGCCGGTGGCCGAGGGGGACGGTGACGGCGCCCAGGCGGAGCGCCGCGTGGAGCACCCGGACGGTGGCCACGCGGGGCGGGAGCACGACAGCGAGGCGGTCGCCGGGACGGACGCCGAGCGCCGCGAGGCGACCGGCGGTCCGCTCCACGGCCGAATCGAGGTCGGCGACCGTCCACCGCTCGTCGGCGTCGGCGTCGACGAGCGCCGTCGCGTCCGGGCTCACGTCGACCCGGTAGTCGAGCGGATCGTTCATTCGCCCTCGACGAACTCCACGAGGACGCCACCGGTCGATTCGGGGTGGAGGAAGGCGACCCGGTGGCCCCAGGCGCCCGGCCGGGGTTCCTCGTCGACGAGTTCGACGCCGTGTGCCCGCGCCGCGTCGAGCGCGGCGGCCAAATCCGCCGTCTCGAAGGCGACGTGGTGGATGCCGGGGCCGTCACGCTCCAGCGAGCGGGCGACCGGTCCCGCGTCGTCGGTCGGTTCGAGCAGTTCCAGATAGCCGTTCCCCAGGTCGAGGAAGCTCACATCGAGGCCGTCGAACCGCTCGCGGTGGGCCACGGGAACGTCGAGGAGGCCCCCGAACAGGTCGGCGAACCGGTCGACGTCCCGCGTGGCGACGCCGAGGTGATCGAAGCGCATACGCCCACTCCCGCGTCCGCGACCAAATAGCCTGCGTGGCCTCGTACGGATATCGTA is from Haloplanus salinarum and encodes:
- a CDS encoding MFS transporter, whose product is MFGSTLDAVRGFRRPVYAVAGGRLINVFGSGLVYPFASIHFHLQVGLPLSVVGLGLLANNVATATGTAVGGYLADRYGRRPVMVGSMALSAFTLAAYALVATGAGFVAVATAAGLTTGLYAPASQAMIADLTDAGERERGYGLLKVASNVGFGSGFVVGGVLYEFADTAVFVADGLTSAVVAVVLLAALPRVHEGRGAATLSESVGDWRRAISQRRLLALAGLNVGFAVMYAQMQATVPVVASETLGLDSAEIGTLYVLNPLVLVVFQMPVLAAVSGWRRTRGLVASTAFWAVSFLAVVAVDWTPTLLAAVGVGSTARGTTLLGVGLLAAFLVLRTVGEVLHSPLVTSLASDLGHADERGSRLSLIEVAKRLGMGGGAALGGAFFDFGLAALLWPTLIVGCVGLAVGVFALERRVSAAENGVAGYSSD
- the menE gene encoding o-succinylbenzoate--CoA ligase translates to MNDPLDYRVDVSPDATALVDADADERWTVADLDSAVERTAGRLAALGVRPGDRLAVVLPPRVATVRVLHAALRLGAVTVPLGHRLTSAELATNLDRAAATTVICAATTADRAVAAAEEAGGVPVVSVDDATTEGVTALDARTPDAVVPHDWALDATVLIPFTSGTTGDPKGVRLTLRNLLASAAASAVRLGLDRAETWHVALPLHHVGGLTPTFRMPLYGMTVVLRESFDAAAVADDFERYDVTATSLVPTTLDRLLDATSGSLGDSLRAVLLGGAPATEATLDRCADRDVPVFPTYGMTETASQIATATPAEAREYPGTVGRPLLWTEVTVRGDDGEVRPPGEVGELVVDGPTVTPGYLGDSGGDALGTDGLRTGDVGYRDADGRLWVIGRVDDRIVTGGENVAPAEVAERLRTHPDVADAAVVGVPDEEWGERVAALVVPRGDADPSAAELDAHCRESLAGYKVPRTIRFAASIPRTDSGTVRREAVRERLREYSSD
- the mce gene encoding methylmalonyl-CoA epimerase: MRFDHLGVATRDVDRFADLFGGLLDVPVAHRERFDGLDVSFLDLGNGYLELLEPTDDAGPVARSLERDGPGIHHVAFETADLAAALDAARAHGVELVDEEPRPGAWGHRVAFLHPESTGGVLVEFVEGE